The Falco peregrinus isolate bFalPer1 chromosome 1, bFalPer1.pri, whole genome shotgun sequence genome has a window encoding:
- the ISCA2 gene encoding iron-sulfur cluster assembly 2 homolog, mitochondrial, with product MAAPGALGRRWLLALGGRTSWCPAPLCRRRELPRSPPAPACAVGRSLRWASSFSQPGPTESDPSEGQVFLSESCVKRLLEIIEGSEFLRLQVEGGGCSGFQYKFSLDTVINPDDRVFEQGGARVVVDVDSLAFVKGSMVDYSQELIRSSFQVVSNPQAEKGCSCGTSFSVKF from the exons ATGGCGGCGCCGGGGGCGCTAGGGCGCCGGTGGCTGCTAGCGCTGGGAGGCCGGACGAG CTGGTGTCCTGCTCCGCTGTGCCGAAGGCGAGAGCTACCGAGGTCCCCGCCGGCTCCTGCGTGTGCAGTTGGCCGCTCGCTGCGGTGGGCGTCATCCTTCTCCCAGCCGGGCCCGACGGAGAGTGACCCCAGCGAGGGGCAGGTCTTCCTCAGTGAGAGCTGTGTGAAG CGGCTGCTGGAGATCATAGAAGGCTCAGAGTTTCTCAGGCTGCAGGTGGAAGGAGGTGGCTGCTCTGGATTCCAGTACAAGTTTTCCTTAGACACAGTTATCAATCCTGATGATAG ggTATTTGAACAAGGTGGTGCGCGTGTGGTCGTGGATGTGGACAGCTTGGCCTTTGTGAAGGGTTCTATGGTGGACTACAGCCAGGAGCTGATTCGCAGCTCCTTCCAGGTGGTGAGCAACCCCCAGGCAGAGAAGGGTTGCTCATGTGGGACTTCCTTCTCCGTCAAATTCTGA